In the Topomyia yanbarensis strain Yona2022 chromosome 3, ASM3024719v1, whole genome shotgun sequence genome, one interval contains:
- the LOC131694022 gene encoding probable tyrosyl-DNA phosphodiesterase isoform X1, with protein MSSSKRKTFDKIPDKICQYGTDCYRKNPNHFKEFSHPHLESILCDSPMKDNYQIPDELSTSREVVEEQLKILAQIYPELLNNNRPLAKTSKNIGDTETRTPSSSSPKSTPKANPHISTSSSSVCSTKNASKGDAVADLFAERRAKMTKQFEEKKKSETKPLNCAPVQSGSRDPPQQGGVSLKKIIPRNINDYYPVVAPRGQMAKKLEAAAPYNFFLTTITDAKVTHEEPLSITFQELLDSSLGELESSVQMNFMVDIGWLLGHYFFAGYEDRPLLILYGDETPELKMVSSKKPNVTAVKVHIATPFGVHHTKMGLYLYMDGSMRIVVSTANLYEDDWHNRTQGLWVSPRLPPVSEDADTGFGESRTGFRGSLISYLNSYKIAPLQPWVARIQKIDFTAVNVLLVASVPGGHLNTPKGPLWGHPRLGYLLGQHSAPVDDTCPVVAQSSSIGSLGPNPQSWVLSELMASFRRDSVPIGLRRVPAFKMIFPSFSNVRNSHDNLLGGGCLPYMKATNDKQLWLKEHLHQWRSESRHRTKAVPHIKTYCRWSHRGLYWFLLTSANLSKAAWGVYNKSAKFEAPLRINSYEAGVLFLPKFMIGENFFPMESKSEQQHARFPMPYDVPIIPYASEDTPFFMDYLRQ; from the exons atgaGTAGTAGCAAAAGAAAAACGTTCGACAAAa TTCCAGATAAAATCTGCCAGTACGGAACGGATTGCTACCGTAAAAAcccaaatcatttcaaagagtTCTCTCATCCTCACT TAGAATCTATATTATGCGATTCTCCGATGAAGGATAATTATCAGATTCCCGATGAATTGTCCACGAGTCGAGAGGTGGTCGAAGAGCAATTAAAAATTCTAGCGCAAATATATCCCGAGCTGTTGAATAACAACCGGCCATTAgctaaaacatcaaaaaatattGGAGACACCGAAACGCGGACTCCATCCTCTAGTAGTCCGAAATCTACTCCCAAGGCTAATCCGCATATATCAACTAGTTCATCATCAGTCTGCTCAACGAAAAATGCTTCTAAAGGTGATGCCGTCGCCGATCTATTTGCTGAGAGACGAGCAAAAATGACTAAACAGTTTGAAGAGAAGAAAAAGTCCGAAACTAAGCCATTAAACTGTGCACCAGTTCAGTCGGGATCGAGGGATCCTCCACAACAGGGAGGAGTTTCACTAAAAAAGATAATACCTCGAAATATCAATGATTACTATCCGGTGGTCGCACCCCGTGGACAAATGGCAAAAAAATTGGAAGCTGCTGCTCCGTATAATTTCTTCCTTACGACAATCACCGATGCTAAAGTCACCCATGAAGAACCGTTGTCGATAACATTTCAAGAGTTGCTAGACAGTAGTCTGGGAGAATTAGAATCATCGGTTCAAATGAACTTTATGGTTGATATTGGGTGGCTTCTGGGGCACTATTTCTTTGCTGGTTATGAAGATCGTCCGCTGTTGATTTTGTATGGAGATGAAACTCCTGAACTAAAAATGGTGTCGTCCAAGAAACCGAATGTAACAGCAGTGAAAGTTCACATTGCAACCCCTTTCGGAGTACACCACACCAAGATGGGGTTGTACTTGTACATGGACGGTTCAATGCGGATTGTCGTTTCAACGGCCAATTTATATGAAGATGATTGGCACAACCGAACTCAGGGACTGTGGGTGAGTCCTAGGCTGCCACCGGTGTCTGAGGACGCAGATACCGGATTTGGGGAAAGTCGCACTGGTTTTAGGGGAAGTTTAATTTCCTATTTGAATTCCTACAAAATAGCTCCACTGCAGCCGTGGGTGGCAAGAATTCAGAAAATTGACTTCACAGCTGTTAA CGTGTTGTTAGTGGCCTCGGTTCCTGGTGGTCATTTAAATACTCCAAAAGGACCACTTTGGGGACATCCCCGCTTGGGGTATCTGTTAGGGCAACATTCAGCACCGGTTGATGATACTTGTCCAGTTGTGGCGCAAAGCTCCAGTATCGGAAGTTTAGGGCCAAATCCTCAATCCTGGGTTCTGTCAGAACTTATGGCAAGTTTCAGACGAGATTCGGTCCCTATTGGCTTACGAAGAGTACCAGCGTTTAAGATGATATTCCCTAGCTTCAGCAATGTGAGGAACAGTCATGATAATCTGCTAGGAGGAGGGTGCCTACCTTACATGAAGGCCACCAATGATAAGCAACTGTGGCTCAAGGAACATCTGCATCAGTGGAGGAGTGAGTCTAGACACCGAACAAAGGCGGTGCCTCACATCAAAACGTACTGTCGGTGGTCACATCGTGGGCTCTATTGGTTTTTACTAACGTCTGCAAATCTTTCCAAAGCTGCATGGGGTGTGTACAACAAATCTGCCAAATTTGAGGCTCCCTTGAGAATCAACAGCTACGAGGCGGGAGTGTTGTTTCTGCCCAAATTTATG ATTGGCGAAAACTTTTTTCCGATGGAATCTAAATCCGAACAGCAGCATGCTCGGTTCCCGATGCCGTATGACGTCCCCATCATTCCTTACGCTTCGGAGGACACTCCATTTTTCATGGATTATTTGAGACAATAA
- the LOC131694022 gene encoding probable tyrosyl-DNA phosphodiesterase isoform X2 encodes MKDNYQIPDELSTSREVVEEQLKILAQIYPELLNNNRPLAKTSKNIGDTETRTPSSSSPKSTPKANPHISTSSSSVCSTKNASKGDAVADLFAERRAKMTKQFEEKKKSETKPLNCAPVQSGSRDPPQQGGVSLKKIIPRNINDYYPVVAPRGQMAKKLEAAAPYNFFLTTITDAKVTHEEPLSITFQELLDSSLGELESSVQMNFMVDIGWLLGHYFFAGYEDRPLLILYGDETPELKMVSSKKPNVTAVKVHIATPFGVHHTKMGLYLYMDGSMRIVVSTANLYEDDWHNRTQGLWVSPRLPPVSEDADTGFGESRTGFRGSLISYLNSYKIAPLQPWVARIQKIDFTAVNVLLVASVPGGHLNTPKGPLWGHPRLGYLLGQHSAPVDDTCPVVAQSSSIGSLGPNPQSWVLSELMASFRRDSVPIGLRRVPAFKMIFPSFSNVRNSHDNLLGGGCLPYMKATNDKQLWLKEHLHQWRSESRHRTKAVPHIKTYCRWSHRGLYWFLLTSANLSKAAWGVYNKSAKFEAPLRINSYEAGVLFLPKFMIGENFFPMESKSEQQHARFPMPYDVPIIPYASEDTPFFMDYLRQ; translated from the exons ATGAAGGATAATTATCAGATTCCCGATGAATTGTCCACGAGTCGAGAGGTGGTCGAAGAGCAATTAAAAATTCTAGCGCAAATATATCCCGAGCTGTTGAATAACAACCGGCCATTAgctaaaacatcaaaaaatattGGAGACACCGAAACGCGGACTCCATCCTCTAGTAGTCCGAAATCTACTCCCAAGGCTAATCCGCATATATCAACTAGTTCATCATCAGTCTGCTCAACGAAAAATGCTTCTAAAGGTGATGCCGTCGCCGATCTATTTGCTGAGAGACGAGCAAAAATGACTAAACAGTTTGAAGAGAAGAAAAAGTCCGAAACTAAGCCATTAAACTGTGCACCAGTTCAGTCGGGATCGAGGGATCCTCCACAACAGGGAGGAGTTTCACTAAAAAAGATAATACCTCGAAATATCAATGATTACTATCCGGTGGTCGCACCCCGTGGACAAATGGCAAAAAAATTGGAAGCTGCTGCTCCGTATAATTTCTTCCTTACGACAATCACCGATGCTAAAGTCACCCATGAAGAACCGTTGTCGATAACATTTCAAGAGTTGCTAGACAGTAGTCTGGGAGAATTAGAATCATCGGTTCAAATGAACTTTATGGTTGATATTGGGTGGCTTCTGGGGCACTATTTCTTTGCTGGTTATGAAGATCGTCCGCTGTTGATTTTGTATGGAGATGAAACTCCTGAACTAAAAATGGTGTCGTCCAAGAAACCGAATGTAACAGCAGTGAAAGTTCACATTGCAACCCCTTTCGGAGTACACCACACCAAGATGGGGTTGTACTTGTACATGGACGGTTCAATGCGGATTGTCGTTTCAACGGCCAATTTATATGAAGATGATTGGCACAACCGAACTCAGGGACTGTGGGTGAGTCCTAGGCTGCCACCGGTGTCTGAGGACGCAGATACCGGATTTGGGGAAAGTCGCACTGGTTTTAGGGGAAGTTTAATTTCCTATTTGAATTCCTACAAAATAGCTCCACTGCAGCCGTGGGTGGCAAGAATTCAGAAAATTGACTTCACAGCTGTTAA CGTGTTGTTAGTGGCCTCGGTTCCTGGTGGTCATTTAAATACTCCAAAAGGACCACTTTGGGGACATCCCCGCTTGGGGTATCTGTTAGGGCAACATTCAGCACCGGTTGATGATACTTGTCCAGTTGTGGCGCAAAGCTCCAGTATCGGAAGTTTAGGGCCAAATCCTCAATCCTGGGTTCTGTCAGAACTTATGGCAAGTTTCAGACGAGATTCGGTCCCTATTGGCTTACGAAGAGTACCAGCGTTTAAGATGATATTCCCTAGCTTCAGCAATGTGAGGAACAGTCATGATAATCTGCTAGGAGGAGGGTGCCTACCTTACATGAAGGCCACCAATGATAAGCAACTGTGGCTCAAGGAACATCTGCATCAGTGGAGGAGTGAGTCTAGACACCGAACAAAGGCGGTGCCTCACATCAAAACGTACTGTCGGTGGTCACATCGTGGGCTCTATTGGTTTTTACTAACGTCTGCAAATCTTTCCAAAGCTGCATGGGGTGTGTACAACAAATCTGCCAAATTTGAGGCTCCCTTGAGAATCAACAGCTACGAGGCGGGAGTGTTGTTTCTGCCCAAATTTATG ATTGGCGAAAACTTTTTTCCGATGGAATCTAAATCCGAACAGCAGCATGCTCGGTTCCCGATGCCGTATGACGTCCCCATCATTCCTTACGCTTCGGAGGACACTCCATTTTTCATGGATTATTTGAGACAATAA